A stretch of Lathyrus oleraceus cultivar Zhongwan6 chromosome 6, CAAS_Psat_ZW6_1.0, whole genome shotgun sequence DNA encodes these proteins:
- the LOC127095613 gene encoding uncharacterized protein LOC127095613 — MGKKPRNWHKTLDQALWACRTSPKEATGTTPFRLVYGHDAVFPVEIQVQAVRTQRQYEIPSEDYWSMMTDELVDLDEERMLALDSLRRQKEKVVRAYNKKVKGKMFGIDDIVWRVILPMDRNDRVLGKWSPNWEGPFKVLQVFSNNAYEVEELAPDRRILRVNGKYLKKYRLLLQEVKILTY; from the coding sequence ATGGgcaagaagccaagaaattggcataagacgttagaCCAAGCTTTATGGGCATGTCGAACGTCACCAAAAGAAGCAACTGGAACAACTCCATTTCGACTGGTATATGGGCATGACGCAGTGTTTCCAGTAGAGATTCAGGTTCAGGCAGTCAGAACCCAAAGGCAatatgaaataccttctgaagattattGGAGCATGATGACAGACGAACTGGTCGACTTAGATGAGGAGAGAATGTTAGCCTTGGATTCCCTACGAAGGCAGAAAGAAAAAGTCGTCAGAGCCTACAATAAAAAGGTGAAAGGAAAAATGTTTGGTATCGACGATATAGTTTGGAGAGTGATCTTGCCTATGGATAGAAATGATAGAGTTTTAGGTAAATGGTCCCCTAATTGGGAAGGACCATTTAAGGTTTTGCAGGTTTTTTCTAATAACGCCTACGAGGTCGAGGAGTTGGCACCAGATAGGCGAATCCTAAGGGTGAATGGAAAGTACTTGAAAAAATATAGGCttctccttcaagaggtcaagatttTGACATACTAA